Part of the Aquimarina sp. TRL1 genome, ATTTACACTGATACAAGTGAATCCGGGAAAATCATAGGTTATATTAGGGGCTGATGTTGCTCCATAGCTTTTTAAAATTTCACCCCCATATTCGTCCAGTTCTTTGGTAGACATTCCGACTTTAGCATATACTCTCATCAGTTTTAGTGTGGTTGCGACTACCTCACTCACTCTTTTCATTCCAACTAATTCAGATTCTTTTGTTATTGACATGCTATGTTCATTTAATTGGTTACAATGCTAAATATATGAATAGGAGAAAAGCAAACAAAGTTGAATCAATCAATTTCTCTGTGAATTTTTATTCCCTGTTTAATTATTAAAAGTCTAATGCCAGTAAAAAAGAAGGATGTTAATTTAATACATTTTTGCACAGTGTTGGCAAATGACTTAGGTTATTGTTTTTCTCCTCTAAACCCATCCCATCTTCTAGGTTCAATTAATTTAATACCGGAAAACGAGCTGTCATTGAAAACAGTCAAGGCTAGATCGGAAACAACAATCAATCTCCTAAAAAAGGTTACTCTGCAAATAGCAGAAGTTGTAGGCTGTAAAATGAGTTTATTGATTCTTCTAATCCCTCTAAGTTTTCCATTTATTATTCTTCCCTTGAATTCAGATTGTTCTGTGTCTATGCATGATTCTAATTTTGAAATGTTTAAAGCATAAAAATTTGAATAATGATCTTTATTATAAGAATTAAGAACTTGAGCTGGATAAAAATGAATATTTTCAATTTTTTCTTCCTGTAGTTTATCCTTTAGACGTTCTGATACTAATGGGCATCCTATATCACTTATCAATAAGTCAATCTTTTTTTTAGGGGGAGGACCTTCACAGATGAACTCTAAGTTGGATAAATCATAAATATTTTGATCGATATGACCACCATCTTCCCAGATCATTTCGTAACAACTAGCCTTATCACTTAGTGTTATATTGGGCGTTTTTTTTATATCAGGAAAAAGTAATTTTTGCATGATCAAATGTATTTAAAATTTGTTAGTGAAATTGGCAGATATCTAAACAGATTAATCAGGCTATTACGATAAGGAATGTAAACTTCAATTTGTTATTCTTTACTATTTGCTAGCAGTTTATACTTTGTGACTGTTACATGATTTATTTTTTTATTAAGTGTTTTAGCATAGTATCAAAAAGATAGTTGCGAAACGGTTACCATTGTTTGTAGTCGTTATTTTTCTATCATTTTTATAAACTCTCCGACATATTTTTCCTCATAATCATAAATTCCCATAATATGTTTACTATCAATATCCCAGAATCTAGTATTGTTTTTATTTGCTTTTTCAAATATCTTTTTTCCCAATTCATATGGAACCTGCTTGTCGGATTTGCTATGTAAAATCACAGTTGGGATCGTTAATTTTTTTATATTTTCTTCCGTAGGGAAATCATTATTCATTATCAAAGGAACTATCCATTTAAAATTTTCTAAATTCAGTGCGTTTGCATAAACTTTTCCGATATCAGGAAATGAACTAAAAGTTCCTTCTAATACCAAACCCTTTATTTTTTCTTGTCTTTCACTAGCATTCATAGAGGCAAATGCTCCACCTAATGATTGTCCCCATATTAGAATTGGTTTGTTTACAACATTATCCAATTTTATAATTTCATCAAAAATGAATAAAGCATCTTTCTTTAAAGTTAAAGAATTAGTAGCATCGCCATTTGATTTTCCAAAATTTCTACGTTCAAAACAAAAAATTTGAAATCCTTTTTTCAAAAGGGGTTTGTATGATTCTTGAATAGAAGACATTAAATGCATTCCTTTTCCAGAGTAATGAAAAATTGTTCCTACCGAAGCAATTGAATCAGGTTTAAAAAGTACTCCGTGTAATTTCACATCATCATCTACATCAAAATAAAATTCTTCATGATTCAAGTCGGTTCTAAATTCTGCATAATCGGTTCCATTCATTTGATAAATCATTTTATCAGAAAACCTTGAAAAACGAAGATATAAAATGGATAAAATTATGAATGAAAATGTTATAATTACTACCCATTTTATGATTTTTAAAAATTTACTCATATGTTGATTGTGATTGTTGCCCGACCCAAAATATTTTAAGAGTCATCCTTAGTTATTGTTAGTGATAAAATGTTTACGGTTTTGCTCAGTATTTTAATTTAATATCAAAAAAATAGTTGTGTAACCGTTACCGTTGTTATAAAGCATATGCTTTTGACTTTTCTAATTAATTGTTTTAGCCATTAAAAGTATTTCTTTGTTAATTTTTTCAGCATTCTCTTTTTTTGTAATTATAGAACCATGAGTTGCATCCATATAAAACTGTTTTCCTTTAGTGGATAGTTCTTTTAACTCTTTTTGCATTTCAAACCATATTTGAGATTCTCCATACTGTTCATTTGCGGTAAAAACCAAAACGGGTAATGAATCTAATTTACTTGCTTGACCTGCTCGCGAAAGTATATTTTCATTTATTTCATTTTCCTTTAGATACCTGCGGTAGACATCCCCGGAATAAGCAGTAAGGCTCAGTTTGCGATTCTGGCAATCTTTTGGCAAATTATCATCTATAATTTTTGGAGTGCTTATTACATTATAAACTCCCATAATTCCTATATCGGACAGGATTGCAAGGTATTTTATAGTTTTCATTTGATTTTTTTCAAACAATCCATTCTCTGCTAATCGTTTCCATTGTTCGGGATGACTCGAATCCAGAAAAACAAGCCCTTTTACTTCATCTGGATATAAGTCTCTGAATATGCGGTTATAAGGACCGCCCATAGAGTGACCTACTAATATATAAGGTGGTTTTTCACCATTTTTTTCTAGTAATTTATGTAATTGGTGAGCATAAAATTCTGATGTAATACTGTCATTACTAGGTTCACTAAACCATTTTCCTTCTCTATCATAACGGACAACTCTCAATTCTTCTTTTAATCCTTCTGCAACCCAATGAAACACATCTGTATCATTTCCTGCTCCTGATTCTAGAACAAGGGTTGGTAGATTATTTTTTGGGCCTTCGGCTCTTATATGAAGTTTGGTTCCATCAACATCCACTAATTTTCCTGGAGGAGTGGGGTTTGAACTAAATAACCGAAAGCATACTCCTGATAGTAATATCAACATTATAAGTCCGCCTAAAATTTTACCAATCCACTTTAAGGTTTTTAACATTAATTTCATTGTTGTCTTCAATATGTTTTACAGCGATCTGGTCAAGTGTAGTTTAGGTATTGTCAGGAACAGTTATTATTCCTCTATAAATTCAAAAACAACTTGATCTAATGTCTCTCTGGAAATAGATTCGTTGTTTGTAATTGTTTGCCCTCCAATTAAATAAAACTTGTTGTTGTGTTTTACAGGGATAGAAACATATCGACCTTCATAAAAATTATTTTTAACTTCCTTAAACTCGTTGGTAGTAATATTGTAATAATAGAATTTATCATTATTGCCAACGGCAGCTTCTCCTCCTAATCCAAAAATAATATTATCATTGTAAACAAAACCGGCTCCTTGAGCTATGTATTCTGATTGATATTCATTGAGTAATTGGAACTTTGTAAAGTTATCAGTCCATTTGTATATTGAAATTTTGTTATAGTTAGATAGTTTTGTGAAATAATAAGTTTCTCCTATTTTAAAAACAGACTTGACTAACTGTCCATAATTTTTTCTTTGGTCAAATGTACTGTGTTCAATCAGGGTATTGTTCTCAAAATCATATTTGTATACTTTGTCGAATATGTCTGAAAATAAAAAAAGTGAATTATTGTGATATATTCCAATTAAGGATATTAAAGCGTTATCAGTAAATTCT contains:
- a CDS encoding DUF1629 domain-containing protein; the protein is MQKLLFPDIKKTPNITLSDKASCYEMIWEDGGHIDQNIYDLSNLEFICEGPPPKKKIDLLISDIGCPLVSERLKDKLQEEKIENIHFYPAQVLNSYNKDHYSNFYALNISKLESCIDTEQSEFKGRIINGKLRGIRRINKLILQPTTSAICRVTFFRRLIVVSDLALTVFNDSSFSGIKLIEPRRWDGFRGEKQ
- a CDS encoding alpha/beta hydrolase codes for the protein MNGTDYAEFRTDLNHEEFYFDVDDDVKLHGVLFKPDSIASVGTIFHYSGKGMHLMSSIQESYKPLLKKGFQIFCFERRNFGKSNGDATNSLTLKKDALFIFDEIIKLDNVVNKPILIWGQSLGGAFASMNASERQEKIKGLVLEGTFSSFPDIGKVYANALNLENFKWIVPLIMNNDFPTEENIKKLTIPTVILHSKSDKQVPYELGKKIFEKANKNNTRFWDIDSKHIMGIYDYEEKYVGEFIKMIEK
- a CDS encoding alpha/beta fold hydrolase → MKLMLKTLKWIGKILGGLIMLILLSGVCFRLFSSNPTPPGKLVDVDGTKLHIRAEGPKNNLPTLVLESGAGNDTDVFHWVAEGLKEELRVVRYDREGKWFSEPSNDSITSEFYAHQLHKLLEKNGEKPPYILVGHSMGGPYNRIFRDLYPDEVKGLVFLDSSHPEQWKRLAENGLFEKNQMKTIKYLAILSDIGIMGVYNVISTPKIIDDNLPKDCQNRKLSLTAYSGDVYRRYLKENEINENILSRAGQASKLDSLPVLVFTANEQYGESQIWFEMQKELKELSTKGKQFYMDATHGSIITKKENAEKINKEILLMAKTIN